The nucleotide sequence ATCAATTCGTCCACCGCCCACGGTGCATCGTCCTCGACGCCGTCGGTTCGCAGTTCGTCCAAAGCGTCAGCGATAGCCTGTCGCCCGACTTGGCCGTCGCGAAACAGGTCCGCGTAATACTGCAGCGGCATGAGTGTTTCGGACTCTGAAAACACTCGCAGAAATCCGCGAGCGTTCAGAAAACGTCGCTCCGATATCCCGACGTACGGATTGACCGCGACATAGTCATCCAACGGCCACACGGGCGCGATCACGTCAAAGATGCGTTGGACCAAATCCCGAAACTGTTCGGCGGGATGCAGCCGTGTCGTGGCTTCCGTTGCGACGCTTAGTCCGGATTGCTGGGCAGAATCAGCTTGCGACATCAATAAGTCTCCTGGGACGAACACCAGTGTGTGTTGTGAGTGATTTCAAGGGTTTACGACGGGCGAATCGATCATTCGTGTGGAAGCAGGCGGATCCGACGACGCAACCATGCATCGACGTAGAAGCCATTTCGAACGTGAACGTAAAGAGCCAACCAGCGCTGACCGTCTCCCCACATGACCTGTCGCTGGATCCAAGCCAAGCCGACAAAGGCAAGGATGGCCACCACACCGACAGCCCATTGCACCGGAGCCATCGCGGCGTGCGATAAATCGGTCGACGCGATGAACACGACAAACGTTAAAGCGGCGACGTAGGCCGCCACCATCAGCACCACCCGAGCGGCGATCGCTCGGTGACGGGGTAGTCCCGCGTGTGAGCGACCGACAAGACGTTGGCCCCAACGCATCACGCCCGCCTGTGTTTCCGTCGGTCCGAATCCTGACGACGTGCTTTGAGACACCGACAACCGGGGCATCGACAATGCAAACAGTGATATAGACATGACGCAGGCGAGAACGATCCCACCGGGTTTGTGCAACGGATCGAAACCGAAAACGCTTAGCAACGTCAAAATCAAAGCCACCTGTGACGCAATGATGGCAAAGGAAACCAAAGGCCTGGCAAACACGGGCGAGACCGATGAATCACCGGCCTGATCCGCTGCATGGGATGCGCCGGTGGATTTCCCGGTCTTGTCGTCAGCCAAATCGAATCGAGGCAATTCACCGCTGGCCAAGAATGCGTTGGCCTTGAAAACCGAATGGGCGATCAGGTGCAGCAGAGCGACACCGAAGGCGCCCAAGCCGCATTGCAACATCATGAATCCCATCTGTGCGATCGTCGAATACGCCAACTTTCGCTTGATGTTGGTTTGCGTCATCATCACCAGTGCGGCGAAGACCGCGGTCACCAAACCCACCATTGCCAGGGTCGCCAAGGCCGCTGGCACCTGCGAAACGATGGGGCTGGTTCGAATGATCAGATAACCGCCCGCGTTGACGATCCCGCCGTGCATCAGGGCCGAAACCGGCGTCGGCGTTTCCATGGTTTGTGGCAACCAAGTGTGGAACGGCACCTGGGCCGACTTGGTCGCGGCACCGGCGATCAAAAGCCAAACAGCGACTTGCACCGGAGTCTGAACGCCCGCCGAACCGATGGCCTCCGCGGTCGACGCGAACATCGCTTGAAAGTCCAAGGTGCCAAAATTCTGCCACAGCAGGACCGCCGCGATGATCAAACAGAGATCGCCCAACCGACTGATGAAGAACTTTTTCCAGGCGGCAATCCCGGCCGCAGGTCGGTGACGATAGTGGACCAACAACTGGTGAAGCGACAGGCTGGTGGCCACCCAAAACAAGATGAACAAGGCCAGGTTGCTGGACAGCACCAACAAGCTGACCGATCCGGTTGCCACCGCAATCCAGCGAAAGAAACGCCCCTGGGCGGCCTCGCCGTCCAGATACCGAAGGCTGTACCGTGCAATCACCACCGCCAGAGTGGAGATCAACACCAGCATGATCGCCGCCAAGCCGTCCAAACGCAGAAGCGACGTGAAGGGCAAAAAGCGAAACGTATCGCCGATGGACCACTGTGAGACGCCGGCTTGGGGATCCAACCAGCGATTCCAACCGACCCACGCGAACGCCAACACACTGACCAGCCACTGCACGGCCAAGGTGTTGGTGACCAGACGCGAAATTCCGGTCGCCCAGTGGTTGGCCCGGCGGTCGGGCAACAAAGCAAGAGCCACCAACAACAGGGGCAACACCGACGTCGCCACGACAGGCAACCAATTGGGTTCGACCACGGGACATTCTCCGGAAACACAGAAATCAGTAAAAACGCAACCTGTTTCACGCTTCAGTTTTCGCGAAGCCTAAAGCACGACAACATTTTCGTCAATTCGCAGTCGCGTTTTGAGTTTCATTTTTCTTGCCCGCGGGTCTCGATTTGGCTCAAATTCCCGGCATTTCGCGGGAAAAAGGCGTCAGATTGTTCGCGAATTATTTTTCGCTTCTTTGGTACAATCGCGGTTTGCCGACTGCGCGACACGGCCGCGACGTCGCGATCGGTGCTTTTCTTGGGTGACAGAAACAGGAATCGACGTGGCCAAAAGTACCCCCAATCGCTCGCGAACCACTTCCCCAGCGACCCCTCCACCAACGGTGCCCGCGGTGGATCCGATACCGACGGCGCACCGGTGGACGTTCCTGACGAATCACGCGCACGTGCTGATTGTGCTGCACGGACAGCCCGATTTGGTGCTACGCGAAGTCGCCGTTCGGGTCGGGATCACCGAACGCGCGGTCCAGCGGATCGTCCAAGAATTGGAAGAAGAGGGGTTTCTGCGGCGAGAAAAGGTCGGCCGCCAAAACCATTACCACGTCATCACCGACCAGCCGCTGCGCCACCCGATTGAGGCGCATCGTGATATCGGCGATCTGTTGGAATTGATCACCAAAGCGGGCTCCGGCGGCCCGTTATAGACTGCATCGGTCGTCGGGATCGCTGACCGCCAGCCCGTCGCCTTCGCGAAAGACAACGGTCGAATCCACTGCATCGGCGTCAAACGATTCCACGTTACCACTGGGCCATGCAACACGGATGGAATCGACTTGATCAACGTCGCCAAGCCCAAAGATCAATTCCTTTTGACACTGGCTGAGGTAACTGCGGGTCGGCATCACCGTCTGGGACACGACCGCATCGCCCGACGTCAGAGTCACGTTCGCACCGATCGCATCACGGTTGCTTTCCGTTCCGATCAGCCGCACCTTCAAGAAGTGATGACCGGTCTGTTGGTCGTTTCGAAAAACACGCGCCGGTCCACCGCTGGTGGAAATCACCACGTCGGGATCGCCGTCGTCATCGAAATCACCATAGGCGGCGCCGCGTCCGACGATCGGCTGTTGAAATCCGTCGCCCGTTTGTTCGGCTGATGTCAGAACCAGTTCGGTTCCCGCATCGGGGCCCGCGTTCCAAAACAACTGCGGCGGCTGATGGTATCGTTGGGTCGACTGTGTCTTGGCAATGTCATCCTCCAGGTGCCCGTTGGCACCCAGAACATCGGGCCGACCGTCAAGATCCGCATCAAAGAAGAACAGGCCGAACGTCAAGCCTTGCCGGGTCGGCGGGCCAAATCCGGTGAACATCGCCGCATCGACAAACTGATCTCGACCAGGCCGTGTCATGTAAAGCGCACTGGCCTCATTGGCAAAGTTACCGATGCCCACCGCCAAGGTTCCGTCGCTTCGGAAACGGCTGCAATCAATACCCATCGCACCGCGTGCATTGCCGCTGCGGTCATAGGCGATGCCACATAATTGGCCGACTTCGACAAACGTGCCATCGCCCTGGTTTTCGAACAGAAAGTTCCGCACGGTGTCGTTGGCGACGATGATGTCGATCCAACCATCATCGTTGACATCGACCGGTGCCAGCCCCATCGCTTTACCCAGCGGCACATCCGTATCGGGATTGCGAATCTGTATTCCCGCGGCCTGTGAGACGTCGGCAAAGGTCCCATCGCCGTTGTTGCGATACAGATAGCTGAACGTGCCGTTGAATGCCCGCGGGGGACCGTACGCCCGATTGATCCCATCGAGCGTAAAGTTCTGGGACAGATCCGAATCGCGATCCCACGCGACGTAGTTGCAAACAAACAAGTCCAAGTAGCCGTCGCGGTCGAAATCAAAGAATCCGCAACTGGTGCTCCACGCATCGTCGGCGCCGGCGACACCGGCGGCATCGGTGATTTCCACAAAGCGACCGTCGTCGTTGCGTAGCAGACGATTTTTTCCGACCGCACTGACGAACAGATCCGCGTCACCGTCGTTGTCAAAATCGGCCGTGGCCACGCCCATGCCGTACAGCTTCAACGCCGCGCCCTGGTCTTCCGAAACATCGGTGAAGTTGCCTTGACCGTCGCCTTGGAACAGACGGCAGGTCGGCGGCGGATCGGAGGGCGATTCGGACCAGGGCCAATCGTCACCGTTGACCCAGAAAAGATCCTGGTGGCCGTCGCCATTGAAATCGAGCACGGCCACACCGCTGCCCATCGTTTCGGGCAACAATTTTTCACCGGCGCGGCCGGTGTGATGCAAAAAATCGACGCCGGCGGAATCGCTGACGTCGGTCATCGTCAGCGTGGGCAGGTCGGACGCCTGTTGACGCAGTTCCGGGTTGACCGTTTCGAAGACTTGTGGCTTGGGCGGTTCCGGGGATTCCGCAAACACCAACCACATCAAACCGCCGGCGATCGCCAGCAGACCGATGATCAAGACCGACCGACGTAGGGCGACGCCGATGATGGCGTCGTCTTCGGTGTTTTCATCTCGAATCGGTTCGTTCACGGTCCACCCGTTGGGGAAAAGGCGACGGAACGACGGAAAGTCAGTCGACTTCCTTTTCGTCGATCCAGTTCATCATTCGACGCAAACCCTTGCCGACTTGTTCAACGCCGTGCTGGCGTTCACGGCGACGAGTGGCCTTGAAGAACGGAGCACCGCCACGATTCTCCAAGATCCAGTTGCGTGCGAAGGTGCCGTTTTGGATTTCCAGCAAGACCTTCTTCATCTCCGCCTTGGTTTCGTCGGTGATGATGCGAGGTCCGGTGCTGTAGTCACCGTATTCAGCAGTGTTGCTGATACTGTAACGCATGTAGCTGAGCCCGCCTTCGTACAACAGATCGACGATCAGCTTCAGTTCGTGCATGCATTCGAAGTAGGCCATTTCCGGCTGGTAACCGGCTTCGACCAGCGTATCAAAACCGGCTTTGACCAGTTCGCTGACGCCACCACACAACACCACCTGTTCACCGAACAAGTCGGTCTCGGTTTCTTCGGCGAACGTGGTTTGGATCACACCACCGCGGGTGCCGCCGATGCCTTTGGCGTAGGCCAAACCAATTTGCTTGGTTTCATCGCTGGCACCATCACCCAGGGCCAACAGGGCGGGGACACCGCCACCCTTTTCGTACTCGCTGCGGACCAAGTGTCCGGGGCCTTTGGGGGCGACCAGCATGGTGTCGATCCCGGCGGGCGGCACGATTTGGCCGAAGTGGATGTTGAAGCCGTGGCTGCACATCAAGATGTTGCCTTCGGACAAGTTATCGCGAATCGAATCACGATAGATGTCGCCTTGGACTTCATCGGGCAACAGGATGTTGATCACATCGGCCGCCTTGGTCGCATCGGCGATCGACATCGGCTTGAATCCATGCGAAACGGCCAAGTCATAATTGGCCGATCCGGGACGCTGACCGATGACAACGTCACAGCCGCTGTCTCGCAGGTTTTGTGCTTGGGCGTGACCTTGGGAACCGTATCCCAAGATGGCAATCTTCTTGCCCTTCAAATGGGACAGGTCGGCATCGTTGTCGTAATAAACCGTTGCGGCCATGTTGATCTATCGTTCGTGGGAGAAGTGGAAAACGGGCATTCAGTTGGACGATGGGCCGGACGATCGATTCGGTGTGGCACAATCGAACGTGCCGCAACGAGAAAGATAGCGATCGCACGGAAGGCAGATCGGCGACCGTGGACGCCGAATCAAACGTTGTATTTGCGGAGGATTTCAGGCGGTCGTGAAGCGACGAATCGTACCGACGTCGGACGTCGGCGGTTCTTCGGTGATGGCCGGTCCGCTGGCACCGCGGACCATGGCGACGCGACCGGTGCGGACCAGTTCGACGATTCCGTAGGGACGCATGCGTTCGATAAACGCTTGGACCTTGTTTTCCCGACCGCTGATTTCGATCATCACTTCTTCCGGACCGACATCGACGATCGCACCGCGGAAGATGTCCACCAATTCGCGGACTTCGCTGCGTTTCGGGCCGGCGGGCGCTTTGACTTTGACCAGCAACAGATCGCGTTCGACGAAATCGCGGCTGCTGATGTCTTGGACGCGGACGACCGTGACGATCTTTTCTAGCTGTTTCCGTACCTGTTCGACCACGCGATCGTCGCCGACCACGACAAATGTCATGCGTGACAATCGTCGGTCTTCGGTTTCGCCGACGGCCAGCGAATCGATGTTGTAGCCACGCGAGGCCAGCATGCCGCTGATATGGGCCAGCACGCCGGGGACGTTCTGGACCAGAGCCGATAAAACGTGACGGTGCGGAGGGTTAGACATGGTTGGGCGATGATTGGAAATGAAGGCGATATTGTGTGAAGGCGTCGAGTCGACCGGCGGCGCAAAGATCGCCGAAACGTCGCTGCCCGGCCCAGAGTCGGATTCGCCTGGAATGGACGTGCCAAAACCAAGCCGGGCATGATAATTTTGGGTCGCAGGAGTCACAAGGGCGGGAATCCGCCGGGCCGATCACAGGGTGGGCCGACAACGGAGCGGGAAACCGCCCGGCCGCAACCGAACGGACACGCCATCGACATGAATTTTCGCATCGACTTGCCCGCTTATCGTGGTCCGATCGACCTGCTGCTGTACTTGGTCCGCCGCCAGGAGGTGGCCCTGACACAGATCTCGCTGGCGAAAATCGTCCAACAGTACCTGGAATATTTGGACATCCTGAAAGCCCTGGACCTGGGGGACGTCGGGGATTTTCTGGACCTCGCGTCGACCTTGGTGGAGATGAAAAGCCATGCGGTGCTGCCAAAAATCGTCGAGGAAACCGAAGACGAAACCCTGGAGGACCCGCAGGACGAACTGATCGAACGGCTGCTGCAGTACAAGGAAATCCGCGACGCGGCCGCCGTCCTGGATGAAATGAGCCAACGGTGGCAGGAAAGGTTCGAGCGGATGTCCGACGACCTGCCCAGCCGTCGCGTGGACCCGGGCGACCAGCCGATCGTCGATCTGGAAATCTGGGATTTGGTCAGCGCGTTTGGTCGCATCATGCGGGAATCGGCCGGCCCGCCGCCGACGGAGGTCATCTATGACGACACACCGATCCACGTGTACATGCAACAGATCCACACCCAATTACGTGACCACGCAAGAATCCCGCTGATCGACTTGGTCACCGGCGGAGAACACAAATCGGCGTTGATCGGATGGTTTCTGGCCACACTGGAACTGACCCGTCACCACGGCGCGGCGGTCGAACAGGACGACTTTGGCGAAGTCTATGTGGTCCGCACCGACCACTACAGCGACGACTTGGCGGTACACGAGGTGGACAACTATTCCGCCGAAGGATTGGACAACACGAATTTGCCCAAATCCAGCCCCGCCGTGACGCCGACCAGCGGCCAAACCGCCTCCGAGCCGACGCAAAGCGGCGATGAAGCCGACCCAACGCAAAGCGGCGAAGAAACAGAATCTTGAACGATCGGCCGGCCTAACGCCGGCTTCCCGAACAAATGAAACTCAGGTGCAAGCGGGCGTTTTGCTTTGAGACAAGCATTTGCCGATCTGGCGGACGGCCTGACGCAAACGCTGTTCGTTTTCCACTAAGGACATCCGCAGATAGCCTTCACCGGCGGTGCCGAATCCGCTGCCGGGACTGACCGCGACATTGCCTTCTTCCAACAGCTTCATTGCAAAGTCCATCGTCGACATCGACGACTTCCACGGTTCGGGGACTTCCGCCCAGACGAACATGCCGGCCTTGGGTGGCGTGACGTTCCATCCCAAACGACGCAGCCCGCTGACCAAAGCATCGCGTCGGCCTTGATAGATCAGCGATTGGTTTTCCACCGTCGCCTCGGTGGCCCGCAGCGCGACGATGGCCGCGATTTGGATCGCCTGGAACATGCCGTAATCGTAGTAGCCTTTGATCGTGCCCAGGCCACGAATCATTTCCGCATTGCCCGCGCAAAAGCCGACTCGCCAGCCGGCCATGTTATAGCCCTTGCTCATCGTCGTGAATTCGACACCGACATCCTTCGCGCCCGGTGCGCTCAGGAAGCTGGGTGGCTGGTATCCGTCAAAGGCGACGTCGGCATAGGCAAAATCGTGGATGACCATCAAGCCGTACTTTTTGGCCAAGCGGACGACTTCGACGAAGAATTCCGGCTCGATGACCGCGCTGGACGGATTGTGCGGATAGTTGACGATCAGCACCTTGGGCACCGGCGTCATGTTTTCGCAGGTGTAAGCAACGTTGCTTAGAAATTTCTCGCTATCGGCGACGTCCAACGCCACGACATTGCCCGAAGCCAAGATGACGCCGTACATGTGCACCGGAAAATAGGGCGACGGAATGATCGCGGTGTCCCCGGGGCCCATCAGCGCCAGACACATGTGTGAAAAGCCCTCCTTGGACCCCAAACAAGCGATCACCTCATGTTCCGGATCCAGCCGAACGCCGTACTTGCGATGGTATTTTCCGGCCACCTCGCGGCGCAGATTGGCAATCCCGTTGGACTTGCTGTATCCGTGGTTACCCGGATCGGCGGCGGCATCGGCCAGCTTTTGAATCACGACCGGATCGGGCGGATCGGACGGGTTGCCCATGCCCAGGTCGATGACGTCATCGCCGGCACGTCGTTTTTGGTACAGCGAATTGTTGATTCGCCCAAACATGTAGGGCGGCAACCGGTGCACTCGCGAAGCAAAGCTGACCTCGAACGGGTGTGGCGGCGGATCGGTAGTCGGCGGTTCGATCGCCGGTGCGTCGATATTGGGTGTGTCTGGATTGAACGTATTGGACATGGCTGGGCCGCTGGAACAAGAAATTCACGACGGGCAATCGATGTCAACTTAGACACCTGATCCGGTTTCAGGGAAGCGTCCGGCCGCGCCCGGTGGCCAATTTTCGGGCCAAAAAAAAGCCGACCCCACAATCGGGTCGGCTGGGGATCGTTCGGTTCCGCTGCTGACGGTTTGGCTCGGGGCGGCCGTCAACAGCGTGGAAAAATTTGGCGTGCGGACGATCAGCGACGCGTGGTCGCCGCGGCCTTTTTGGCGACCGCAAAGAAATTTTCAATGCTGGCGTTTTCCTTCAACTCGTCAAACTTCGACGCCATCGCTTGGGCCAACTTCTTTTCCGACAGGTCGCGAACCAGTTCTTCGCGGACCGCATCGAAATCGCTGACGACCGGTTTGGTAAAACCCTGGCAACGCATGATGATGTATTTGTCACCGGTGGCCACAATGCCGCTCAATTGCCCCGGCTTCAACGAAAAGGCTTCCTTTTCGATCGCCGGCTGGCCGCCGTGTTTGCGGATCGGCGGCACCAGCCCGGCGTTGGACGCCGACGACGGTTCGATGCTGTATTGTTGGGCCAATTCGCCAAAGAACTGCGGCGTCGGGTTATCGCGGGCCATCTGCCATACCTTTTGCGCCGTCCGCTGATCGCCCAGAACGATCGCCAGGACTTCCACCTTGGGTCCGTATGCGGAATCGAATCCGCGTTTCAGTTCTTCGTCGTTCAATTGGACTTCCGATTCGACCAACTTACGCAGCGCGACGCTGGGCCAAACGGCATCGCGAACATAGATGTCCTCGGTCGTGTCTCCATCGCTTACCACCGATTGCAGCCAGCTTTGGATGTCGGCCGAACCGTCGGGCTTGGTGAACCCGAACGCGATCGCGGCACGTTCGGTTTCGGCGGTCAGGTCGGCGGCGGCAACGGTGACACCATTGCTGCGAAGGGCTTGCGTCAAAAGACGACGATTGATTTCGCCTTGCAGAACTTCTTCGCCGTGGCGACGAACCGCTTCCTCGGCAACCTGTGCAATCGTCAGCGGTTGGTTGTTGACCAGGGCGGCAACACCGGGGTGCTGTTTTTCCGCCGCCGGATCGCCGAAGACCTTTTTGACATTGGCTTCGCTTTGCAGTTGCTCGAACAAACCGGCCGCGGCGACGCGAATTTTTTCGTCGCGGATCTCGTCCGCGATTTGCTCACGAATCGCGGGGATGGCTTGGGGTGCCGGGGTGGCGGCGGGAATACGCCGGACCGCTTGCAGGATCATCCATTCGTCGCCGACCTGCAGAATATCAGTGACTCCGCCATCCTGAAGATCAAACACGGCGGTTTCGAAATCCGGCTGTCCGGTGTAGCGGCGAATCGGTGGGATCAAACCACCGACGCTGGCGCTGATTTCGTCTTCGCTGAAACTCTTGGCCAGTTCGGTAAACTTCGCCGGATCGGATTTGGCTTGGGCCAGCACTTGTTCGGCTTTCTGTCGATCCTTGGTCACGATCATCCGGCACTTGACCGCTTCGCCGTAGCGAGCCAGATACTGTTTATTGAATTCTTCTTCGGTGACTTCGATCTTGTCGGCCACCAAACGTCGCAGTGCCAACATGGGCCAGACGACGTCGTTGCTATATTCAGCGGCACTGACGTTGCGTTCTTCTTGCAGCAGCTGCAGCAGCCCGCCCATGTCCAAGCGGAACTTGGCAGCCTGACGAGCGATTTCGTCGCTGACTTCTTGCTTGGTGATTTCGATGCCACGCTGCTGACATGCTTGCAAAATCAGATAGCGATTGACCATGGCGTCGACGATGTCGCTGCCGTAGCGTCGCATCGTTTCGTCGGCCAAGACCTTCTCGGTGATCGGGTCGGCGTTGACGGTCGCCACCACTCGGCTCTTTCCACCGGCAGTCGCGGGTGCAGTCGCTGCTGCGGTCGACG is from Crateriforma conspicua and encodes:
- a CDS encoding CRTAC1 family protein — its product is MNEPIRDENTEDDAIIGVALRRSVLIIGLLAIAGGLMWLVFAESPEPPKPQVFETVNPELRQQASDLPTLTMTDVSDSAGVDFLHHTGRAGEKLLPETMGSGVAVLDFNGDGHQDLFWVNGDDWPWSESPSDPPPTCRLFQGDGQGNFTDVSEDQGAALKLYGMGVATADFDNDGDADLFVSAVGKNRLLRNDDGRFVEITDAAGVAGADDAWSTSCGFFDFDRDGYLDLFVCNYVAWDRDSDLSQNFTLDGINRAYGPPRAFNGTFSYLYRNNGDGTFADVSQAAGIQIRNPDTDVPLGKAMGLAPVDVNDDGWIDIIVANDTVRNFLFENQGDGTFVEVGQLCGIAYDRSGNARGAMGIDCSRFRSDGTLAVGIGNFANEASALYMTRPGRDQFVDAAMFTGFGPPTRQGLTFGLFFFDADLDGRPDVLGANGHLEDDIAKTQSTQRYHQPPQLFWNAGPDAGTELVLTSAEQTGDGFQQPIVGRGAAYGDFDDDGDPDVVISTSGGPARVFRNDQQTGHHFLKVRLIGTESNRDAIGANVTLTSGDAVVSQTVMPTRSYLSQCQKELIFGLGDVDQVDSIRVAWPSGNVESFDADAVDSTVVFREGDGLAVSDPDDRCSL
- the ilvN gene encoding acetolactate synthase small subunit — protein: MSNPPHRHVLSALVQNVPGVLAHISGMLASRGYNIDSLAVGETEDRRLSRMTFVVVGDDRVVEQVRKQLEKIVTVVRVQDISSRDFVERDLLLVKVKAPAGPKRSEVRELVDIFRGAIVDVGPEEVMIEISGRENKVQAFIERMRPYGIVELVRTGRVAMVRGASGPAITEEPPTSDVGTIRRFTTA
- a CDS encoding helix-turn-helix transcriptional regulator, whose product is MPAVDPIPTAHRWTFLTNHAHVLIVLHGQPDLVLREVAVRVGITERAVQRIVQELEEEGFLRREKVGRQNHYHVITDQPLRHPIEAHRDIGDLLELITKAGSGGPL
- a CDS encoding peptidylprolyl isomerase encodes the protein MPLEFAVLRPWMVTLVRRLGLSVFVAMVFIAAWDRPVVAQQASTAAATAPATAGGKSRVVATVNADPITEKVLADETMRRYGSDIVDAMVNRYLILQACQQRGIEITKQEVSDEIARQAAKFRLDMGGLLQLLQEERNVSAAEYSNDVVWPMLALRRLVADKIEVTEEEFNKQYLARYGEAVKCRMIVTKDRQKAEQVLAQAKSDPAKFTELAKSFSEDEISASVGGLIPPIRRYTGQPDFETAVFDLQDGGVTDILQVGDEWMILQAVRRIPAATPAPQAIPAIREQIADEIRDEKIRVAAAGLFEQLQSEANVKKVFGDPAAEKQHPGVAALVNNQPLTIAQVAEEAVRRHGEEVLQGEINRRLLTQALRSNGVTVAAADLTAETERAAIAFGFTKPDGSADIQSWLQSVVSDGDTTEDIYVRDAVWPSVALRKLVESEVQLNDEELKRGFDSAYGPKVEVLAIVLGDQRTAQKVWQMARDNPTPQFFGELAQQYSIEPSSASNAGLVPPIRKHGGQPAIEKEAFSLKPGQLSGIVATGDKYIIMRCQGFTKPVVSDFDAVREELVRDLSEKKLAQAMASKFDELKENASIENFFAVAKKAAATTRR
- a CDS encoding aminotransferase class I/II-fold pyridoxal phosphate-dependent enzyme, with the protein product MSNTFNPDTPNIDAPAIEPPTTDPPPHPFEVSFASRVHRLPPYMFGRINNSLYQKRRAGDDVIDLGMGNPSDPPDPVVIQKLADAAADPGNHGYSKSNGIANLRREVAGKYHRKYGVRLDPEHEVIACLGSKEGFSHMCLALMGPGDTAIIPSPYFPVHMYGVILASGNVVALDVADSEKFLSNVAYTCENMTPVPKVLIVNYPHNPSSAVIEPEFFVEVVRLAKKYGLMVIHDFAYADVAFDGYQPPSFLSAPGAKDVGVEFTTMSKGYNMAGWRVGFCAGNAEMIRGLGTIKGYYDYGMFQAIQIAAIVALRATEATVENQSLIYQGRRDALVSGLRRLGWNVTPPKAGMFVWAEVPEPWKSSMSTMDFAMKLLEEGNVAVSPGSGFGTAGEGYLRMSLVENEQRLRQAVRQIGKCLSQSKTPACT
- the ilvC gene encoding ketol-acid reductoisomerase, producing MAATVYYDNDADLSHLKGKKIAILGYGSQGHAQAQNLRDSGCDVVIGQRPGSANYDLAVSHGFKPMSIADATKAADVINILLPDEVQGDIYRDSIRDNLSEGNILMCSHGFNIHFGQIVPPAGIDTMLVAPKGPGHLVRSEYEKGGGVPALLALGDGASDETKQIGLAYAKGIGGTRGGVIQTTFAEETETDLFGEQVVLCGGVSELVKAGFDTLVEAGYQPEMAYFECMHELKLIVDLLYEGGLSYMRYSISNTAEYGDYSTGPRIITDETKAEMKKVLLEIQNGTFARNWILENRGGAPFFKATRRRERQHGVEQVGKGLRRMMNWIDEKEVD
- a CDS encoding segregation and condensation protein A, with product MNFRIDLPAYRGPIDLLLYLVRRQEVALTQISLAKIVQQYLEYLDILKALDLGDVGDFLDLASTLVEMKSHAVLPKIVEETEDETLEDPQDELIERLLQYKEIRDAAAVLDEMSQRWQERFERMSDDLPSRRVDPGDQPIVDLEIWDLVSAFGRIMRESAGPPPTEVIYDDTPIHVYMQQIHTQLRDHARIPLIDLVTGGEHKSALIGWFLATLELTRHHGAAVEQDDFGEVYVVRTDHYSDDLAVHEVDNYSAEGLDNTNLPKSSPAVTPTSGQTASEPTQSGDEADPTQSGEETES
- a CDS encoding proton-conducting transporter transmembrane domain-containing protein — its product is MVEPNWLPVVATSVLPLLLVALALLPDRRANHWATGISRLVTNTLAVQWLVSVLAFAWVGWNRWLDPQAGVSQWSIGDTFRFLPFTSLLRLDGLAAIMLVLISTLAVVIARYSLRYLDGEAAQGRFFRWIAVATGSVSLLVLSSNLALFILFWVATSLSLHQLLVHYRHRPAAGIAAWKKFFISRLGDLCLIIAAVLLWQNFGTLDFQAMFASTAEAIGSAGVQTPVQVAVWLLIAGAATKSAQVPFHTWLPQTMETPTPVSALMHGGIVNAGGYLIIRTSPIVSQVPAALATLAMVGLVTAVFAALVMMTQTNIKRKLAYSTIAQMGFMMLQCGLGAFGVALLHLIAHSVFKANAFLASGELPRFDLADDKTGKSTGASHAADQAGDSSVSPVFARPLVSFAIIASQVALILTLLSVFGFDPLHKPGGIVLACVMSISLFALSMPRLSVSQSTSSGFGPTETQAGVMRWGQRLVGRSHAGLPRHRAIAARVVLMVAAYVAALTFVVFIASTDLSHAAMAPVQWAVGVVAILAFVGLAWIQRQVMWGDGQRWLALYVHVRNGFYVDAWLRRRIRLLPHE